A region from the Candidatus Krumholzibacteriia bacterium genome encodes:
- a CDS encoding T9SS type A sorting domain-containing protein produces the protein MRTERIGLLTLALTLVLAPAAANAGGPLLVFDPETNSPFAWSTAAPVNVYTDLGDLGPVTNAQADALVQAGVSEWSGVPTSALQLTVAGDFSTVGLPDVNDGTTAAGVIGTFNGGGIHVIYDDDENVFFEFFGIPPGSGVLGVASPDFADGAEITEGWVVLGGGGVDPSDTAGQSFGGVVTHEFGHSINLAHTQTNGAIVFLGDDLTPDGCAGPYSNLPTFADLETMYPFIDPSAGVGIGVEMATIEHPDDVSALSNLYPAGGWPTTGATISGQVLLPDGVTPVTGINVIVRNVNDPYGDSNSELSGNRSQGEASTPRGDFEFNGLTPGEEYVVYIDGIVDGGFSTPPTTVTFNEEWWNTAESADGTVDPECDFSGIVANGVTSNVDIILTDPGAVLPLGDDDSIEVPLGFEFPFCDGNTYSSVFVGSNGFLTFGQGDTDFSESVGELLDGPPRIAPLWDDLSPNTGGTVTAENVGGEFVVTFTDVPQFAGTDSNNFTVTLRPDGTYSIEYGAIATTDAVVGRSQGGGVADPGSTDLSAAAQPIGDGLQTVYEEFSFVPSIDLANGTFEWTICELLPPAILDVDTTPIEVTLPAGGTTQLPLAIANAAVPPAFDLEWSLDDVEVTASPFLAGSTTELFEPQTAFRLERSNERSGSTAKKPTTAEALKDVSEKMPHVHPQHLAKALGPNAVADGSFEAGPFGGVWTESSTNFGTPICDVVTCGTGTGTGPRTGAFWTWFGGIAAFEAGSVSQTVTIPTGDVVLSFWIEQITCDSPSDYMQVLIDGTEVFRTDGGSAICGQLGYTEVTVDLTALGFADGQPHNVEFRSEIFAANGGGTNFFLDDVVIAAEISDCGFLSASTTSGSVPAGDSDIVDLVFDATGLATGSYDCEINISSNGGSATIPVTLNVTGEDVPPTAACNPWVTIVNETDTGPCEAFVDPSQVDAGSFDPDGGDVTLALDPPGPYVGGQNPVTLIVTDDEGNVSTCESVIVVDCPVPVSFTDVSVAREGWGAVLQWRLAEAFGFTGYHVYRQNGEQTDRVRLTDQVQDLSVAGSFRFVDEVAPTGGATYTVELVNANGGAMSFGPFRLTEGSGDDSIIRLEGGSPNPFRGQTTISFAVRSQQAVNLSVFDLRGRRVATLVDGVKATGRYDVRWDGRTDSGADVGSGVYLMRLQAQDQVEVQKVMLTK, from the coding sequence ATGCGCACTGAGCGAATCGGACTCCTGACACTCGCCCTCACCCTCGTCCTGGCCCCGGCAGCCGCCAACGCCGGCGGTCCCCTACTGGTCTTCGATCCCGAGACGAACAGCCCGTTCGCATGGAGCACCGCGGCGCCGGTGAACGTGTACACCGACCTCGGAGATCTCGGCCCGGTGACCAACGCCCAGGCCGACGCTCTCGTCCAGGCGGGCGTGAGCGAGTGGTCCGGCGTGCCGACGTCGGCCCTGCAGCTGACCGTGGCCGGTGACTTCTCGACCGTCGGCCTTCCCGACGTGAATGACGGCACCACCGCGGCCGGCGTGATCGGCACCTTCAACGGCGGCGGCATCCACGTCATCTACGACGACGACGAGAACGTCTTCTTCGAGTTCTTCGGAATTCCGCCCGGATCGGGCGTGCTGGGCGTCGCCAGCCCGGACTTCGCCGACGGCGCGGAGATCACCGAGGGCTGGGTCGTGCTCGGTGGCGGCGGCGTGGATCCGTCCGACACGGCCGGACAGAGCTTCGGTGGTGTCGTGACCCACGAGTTCGGCCACTCGATCAACCTGGCCCACACGCAGACCAACGGCGCGATCGTGTTCCTCGGAGACGACCTCACGCCCGATGGTTGCGCGGGGCCGTACAGCAATCTGCCGACCTTCGCCGATCTCGAGACCATGTACCCGTTCATCGACCCGAGTGCGGGTGTGGGAATCGGCGTCGAGATGGCGACCATCGAGCATCCCGACGACGTCTCGGCGCTGTCGAACCTGTACCCCGCAGGCGGTTGGCCGACCACCGGCGCGACCATCAGCGGTCAGGTCCTTCTGCCCGACGGCGTGACGCCGGTGACCGGGATCAACGTGATCGTCCGCAACGTGAACGATCCCTACGGCGATTCGAACTCGGAGCTCTCGGGCAACCGCTCGCAGGGTGAAGCCTCGACGCCGCGCGGAGACTTCGAGTTCAACGGTCTGACCCCCGGTGAGGAGTACGTGGTCTACATCGACGGCATCGTCGATGGCGGCTTCAGCACTCCGCCCACCACCGTCACGTTCAACGAGGAATGGTGGAACACGGCCGAGAGCGCCGACGGCACCGTCGATCCCGAGTGCGACTTCTCGGGCATCGTGGCCAACGGCGTGACCTCGAACGTCGACATCATCCTCACCGATCCCGGCGCCGTGCTGCCGCTCGGTGACGACGACTCGATCGAGGTGCCCCTGGGCTTCGAGTTCCCGTTCTGTGACGGCAACACCTACTCGAGCGTGTTCGTCGGTTCGAACGGGTTCCTGACCTTCGGCCAGGGTGACACCGACTTCTCGGAGTCGGTGGGCGAACTCCTCGACGGTCCGCCGCGCATCGCCCCGCTGTGGGACGACCTGTCGCCGAACACCGGCGGCACGGTCACCGCGGAGAACGTGGGCGGCGAATTCGTCGTCACCTTCACCGACGTCCCGCAGTTCGCCGGCACCGACTCGAACAACTTCACGGTGACGCTGCGTCCCGACGGCACGTACTCGATCGAGTACGGCGCCATCGCGACCACCGACGCCGTCGTGGGCCGCTCGCAGGGTGGCGGTGTCGCGGATCCGGGTTCGACCGATCTGTCGGCCGCGGCCCAGCCGATCGGTGACGGCCTGCAGACCGTGTACGAGGAGTTCTCGTTCGTGCCCAGCATCGACCTGGCCAACGGAACCTTCGAGTGGACGATCTGCGAGCTGCTGCCGCCGGCGATCCTCGACGTGGACACCACGCCGATCGAGGTGACGCTGCCGGCCGGTGGGACCACCCAGCTGCCGCTGGCGATCGCGAACGCGGCCGTGCCGCCGGCCTTCGATCTCGAGTGGAGCCTGGACGACGTCGAGGTCACCGCCTCGCCGTTCCTGGCCGGCTCGACGACCGAGCTCTTCGAGCCGCAGACGGCCTTCCGGCTCGAGCGCTCGAACGAGCGGTCCGGATCCACGGCGAAGAAGCCGACCACGGCCGAAGCGCTGAAGGACGTTTCCGAGAAGATGCCGCACGTGCACCCGCAACACCTGGCCAAGGCGCTGGGTCCGAATGCGGTGGCCGACGGCAGCTTCGAGGCGGGTCCCTTCGGCGGTGTGTGGACCGAGTCGTCCACGAACTTCGGCACGCCGATCTGTGACGTGGTCACCTGCGGCACGGGTACCGGCACCGGTCCCCGCACCGGCGCCTTCTGGACCTGGTTCGGTGGCATCGCCGCCTTCGAGGCCGGAAGCGTCAGCCAGACGGTGACCATCCCGACCGGCGACGTCGTGCTCAGCTTCTGGATCGAGCAGATCACCTGCGACTCGCCTTCGGACTACATGCAGGTGCTGATCGACGGCACCGAGGTGTTCCGTACCGACGGCGGCAGCGCGATCTGCGGTCAGCTCGGCTACACCGAGGTCACCGTCGATCTGACCGCGCTCGGCTTCGCCGACGGTCAGCCTCACAACGTGGAGTTCCGTTCCGAGATCTTCGCCGCCAACGGTGGTGGGACGAACTTCTTCCTCGACGACGTCGTGATCGCTGCCGAGATCTCCGACTGCGGATTCCTCTCGGCCAGCACCACCTCGGGCTCCGTGCCCGCGGGGGACAGCGACATCGTCGACCTCGTGTTCGACGCGACCGGCCTGGCGACCGGTTCGTACGACTGCGAGATCAACATCAGCAGCAACGGTGGCAGCGCCACGATCCCGGTCACGCTGAACGTGACGGGTGAGGACGTTCCGCCGACAGCCGCCTGCAACCCGTGGGTGACCATCGTCAACGAGACCGATACGGGTCCGTGCGAGGCCTTCGTCGATCCTTCGCAGGTCGACGCCGGTTCGTTCGATCCCGACGGCGGAGACGTGACGCTGGCCCTCGATCCTCCGGGACCCTATGTGGGTGGCCAGAACCCCGTGACCCTGATCGTCACCGACGACGAGGGCAACGTGAGCACCTGCGAGTCCGTGATCGTCGTGGACTGCCCGGTGCCCGTGTCGTTCACCGACGTCAGCGTCGCCCGCGAGGGCTGGGGTGCCGTGCTGCAGTGGCGTCTGGCCGAGGCCTTCGGCTTCACCGGATACCACGTGTACCGCCAGAATGGCGAGCAGACCGACCGCGTGCGTCTGACCGATCAGGTGCAGGACCTGTCGGTGGCCGGAAGCTTCCGGTTCGTCGACGAGGTCGCCCCGACCGGCGGCGCGACCTACACGGTCGAGCTGGTCAACGCCAACGGCGGCGCCATGTCCTTCGGTCCGTTCCGTCTGACCGAGGGCAGCGGTGACGACTCGATCATCCGTCTGGAGGGCGGCAGCCCGAACCCGTTCCGGGGCCAGACGACGATCTCGTTCGCCGTGCGCTCGCAGCAGGCCGTGAACCTGTCCGTCTTCGACCTCCGCGGTCGCCGCGTCGCCACCCTGGTGGACGGCGTGAAGGCCACGGGTCGTTACGACGTACGTTGGGACGGCCGCAC